A window of the Lysinibacillus irui genome harbors these coding sequences:
- the fabZ gene encoding 3-hydroxyacyl-ACP dehydratase FabZ — protein sequence MLTAEQIQAILPHRYPFLFVDRIVELEEGKRAVGLKNVSINEDFFNGHFPGYPVMPGVLIVEALAQVGGVALLNAEEFKGRLAFLTGVDNCRFKRQVVPGDQLKLEVEFVKLRGAMGKGHGIATVDGELVCEADILFAIGPEQPKQA from the coding sequence ATGTTAACAGCAGAACAAATTCAAGCTATTTTACCGCATCGCTATCCTTTTTTATTCGTAGATCGCATTGTTGAATTAGAAGAAGGGAAACGAGCAGTAGGGTTAAAAAATGTTTCGATTAACGAAGACTTTTTTAATGGGCACTTCCCAGGTTATCCTGTGATGCCGGGTGTATTAATTGTAGAAGCATTAGCACAAGTTGGTGGAGTTGCTTTATTAAATGCAGAAGAATTTAAGGGGCGATTAGCATTTCTAACAGGTGTAGATAATTGTCGTTTCAAACGCCAAGTAGTACCTGGCGACCAGCTTAAACTAGAAGTAGAATTCGTAAAACTTCGTGGTGCGATGGGTAAAGGACATGGTATCGCAACAGTTGATGGAGAACTGGTATGTGAAGCCGATATTTTATTTGCGATTGGACCAGAGCAGCCTAAACAAGCTTAA
- a CDS encoding DEAD/DEAH box helicase, producing MMTTNAPSPFSKTQQLRIDVAREGYFTLQGFTANGSTIDVDTLISSLFFTYEANIYGLLTNRADFTIEVSTAELLDIFSSSFQHPFISWLGANEESQAWLEKVLALQEYWHEPSLWSYAVIAEDFSSLTFPIEDIDTALLETAVQQKLAQVGLIIADLPKLLPFFLRGGWPLDQTRQTGGISVSLRLSEPEEDSDVWLLETVLSTATTKNYWTPAIRKQFLPIEDALPAKWRMFATEIQQQQQQIADLLSNDDISSDTFIRVTLEDPEVRLFLREDLARLQALGFDVVLPAWLKDLKQSKIRVRVATSNVSTKKVAGLDDILTFKWQFSMNGQTISAEQFKKLVDEKREFIRIGTEWFRVDAHWMQEMRTLMQQAEDESWTVRELLFRELPEDLTTPLEEEDADDAMRDDPIFALEIQQSLKAYMEQLLEKKGLPAVPIPSSLQTELRPYQLEGFEWLVFMRQQGFGACLADDMGLGKTVQLITYLLHIYEEADDYKKPSIIICPTSVLGNWQKELARFAPSLNVHTHYQTNRAKDEDFTQLVAIEKPHVILSTYGTVSQDTEFLQNIDWATVVLDEAQNIKNMQTLQSKAIRKLLGDHHIALTGTPVENRLSELWAIFDFIHKGYLGSFGRFNEEFILPIERDESESHKQKLRAKIQPFLLRRTKRDPHLQLNLPDKLETNEYCPLTAEQASLYEGYILETLDQLEQLTGFQKKGRVLKMLSKLKQLCNHPALYLKEPFEDAETMLARSTKLERIVQMAAEIVDNGEQCLIFTQYIGMGQLLQHCLSELINVDAPFLTGAMPKQQRDRLVEAFQAGDFPIFILSLKAGGTGLNLTAASHVLHADRWWNPAVENQATDRAYRIGQTQFVQVHKFVTIGTIEEKIDKMLVQKSALSEELIQSSQWLTELEDQELRDLITLDIY from the coding sequence ATGATGACAACAAATGCTCCTTCCCCTTTTTCCAAAACACAACAGCTCCGTATTGATGTAGCTCGGGAAGGATATTTTACGTTGCAGGGTTTTACTGCAAATGGTTCAACAATCGACGTAGATACATTAATTTCTTCGCTATTCTTTACTTATGAAGCAAATATCTATGGTTTATTAACAAATCGAGCTGATTTTACGATTGAAGTTTCTACTGCTGAGTTACTTGATATTTTTTCATCAAGCTTCCAGCATCCCTTTATCAGTTGGCTAGGTGCAAATGAAGAAAGTCAAGCTTGGCTAGAGAAGGTATTGGCTTTACAAGAATACTGGCATGAGCCATCACTTTGGTCATACGCTGTCATTGCAGAAGATTTTTCTTCACTAACCTTTCCTATTGAGGACATAGATACAGCTTTATTAGAAACAGCCGTCCAGCAAAAGCTGGCTCAAGTTGGGTTAATAATAGCTGATTTACCAAAGCTACTACCCTTTTTCTTGCGTGGTGGCTGGCCATTAGATCAGACGCGTCAAACTGGAGGAATATCCGTTTCTTTACGCTTAAGTGAACCCGAGGAGGATTCCGATGTTTGGTTATTAGAAACAGTCCTAAGCACTGCAACAACCAAAAACTACTGGACCCCTGCTATTCGTAAGCAATTCTTACCTATAGAGGATGCACTTCCTGCAAAATGGCGAATGTTTGCAACTGAAATTCAGCAGCAACAACAGCAAATAGCAGATTTACTTTCTAACGATGATATCAGCAGTGATACTTTTATACGGGTGACCCTAGAAGATCCAGAAGTGCGATTATTTTTACGCGAAGACCTCGCTAGATTACAGGCACTTGGTTTCGATGTTGTCCTACCTGCCTGGTTAAAGGACCTAAAGCAATCCAAAATACGTGTCCGTGTAGCAACTAGCAATGTCTCAACGAAAAAAGTGGCTGGATTAGATGATATTTTAACATTTAAATGGCAATTCTCTATGAACGGTCAAACAATTTCTGCTGAGCAATTTAAAAAGCTAGTGGATGAGAAACGTGAATTTATTCGCATTGGTACTGAATGGTTCCGAGTTGACGCCCATTGGATGCAAGAAATGCGTACATTAATGCAGCAGGCAGAAGATGAAAGTTGGACTGTACGAGAATTGTTATTTAGAGAATTGCCAGAGGACTTGACTACACCTCTTGAAGAGGAAGATGCTGATGATGCCATGAGAGACGATCCTATCTTCGCCTTGGAAATACAACAATCATTAAAAGCGTATATGGAACAGCTTTTGGAGAAGAAAGGTTTGCCCGCTGTACCGATTCCATCTTCTTTACAAACCGAATTACGCCCCTATCAACTAGAAGGCTTTGAATGGTTAGTCTTTATGCGCCAACAAGGTTTTGGGGCGTGTCTAGCAGATGATATGGGTCTTGGTAAAACGGTCCAATTAATTACCTACTTACTTCATATTTATGAGGAAGCAGATGATTACAAAAAGCCGTCCATTATTATTTGTCCAACATCCGTGCTTGGTAACTGGCAAAAAGAGCTCGCCCGATTTGCACCTTCCCTAAATGTGCATACGCATTATCAGACCAATCGAGCAAAGGATGAAGATTTTACACAATTAGTGGCAATAGAAAAGCCACATGTTATTTTATCAACCTATGGTACGGTGTCACAGGATACTGAGTTTTTACAAAATATTGATTGGGCAACGGTTGTACTCGATGAAGCTCAAAATATAAAAAATATGCAGACATTACAATCAAAAGCCATTCGTAAGTTACTCGGAGACCATCACATTGCTTTAACTGGAACACCTGTAGAAAACCGTTTATCTGAGCTATGGGCTATATTTGACTTTATTCATAAGGGTTATTTAGGTAGCTTTGGTCGCTTCAATGAGGAATTTATTTTGCCTATTGAACGAGATGAATCTGAATCTCATAAGCAAAAGCTACGAGCTAAAATTCAGCCATTCTTATTACGACGTACAAAACGCGATCCACATTTACAGCTGAACTTACCAGATAAGCTAGAAACAAACGAGTATTGCCCATTAACCGCTGAGCAAGCTTCTCTCTATGAAGGCTATATTTTAGAGACGCTTGATCAGCTAGAGCAGTTAACAGGCTTTCAGAAAAAGGGACGCGTCTTAAAGATGCTTAGTAAATTAAAGCAACTATGTAATCATCCTGCCTTATATTTAAAGGAACCTTTCGAGGATGCCGAAACAATGCTTGCACGTTCAACCAAGCTAGAACGCATTGTACAAATGGCAGCTGAAATTGTGGACAATGGGGAGCAATGTCTCATCTTTACACAATATATCGGAATGGGACAATTGCTACAGCATTGCTTAAGTGAATTAATCAATGTTGACGCACCGTTTTTAACCGGTGCCATGCCTAAGCAGCAGCGTGACCGCTTAGTGGAGGCTTTTCAGGCAGGAGATTTCCCTATATTTATTCTCTCTTTAAAAGCTGGTGGTACCGGACTAAATTTAACAGCAGCTAGCCATGTATTACATGCTGATCGTTGGTGGAATCCAGCTGTCGAAAATCAAGCGACAGACCGTGCTTATCGCATTGGGCAAACACAATTTGTGCAAGTCCATAAATTTGTAACAATCGGCACAATTGAAGAAAAAATAGACAAAATGCTTGTGCAGAAATCTGCATTATCCGAAGAACTTATTCAATCAAGCCAGTGGTTAACAGAATTGGAAGACCAAGAACTTCGTGATTTAATAACACTAGATATATACTAA
- the mreB gene encoding rod shape-determining protein, with translation MFSKDIGIDLGTANVLIHVKGKGIVLNEPSVVAIDKKTNKVLAVGEEARQMVGRTPGNITAIRPLRDGVIADFDVTEAMLRHFINKLNVKGFLAKPRILICCPTNITSVEQKAIREAAEKSGGKKVYLEEEPKVAAIGAGMDIFQPSGNMVVDIGGGTTDIAVLSMGDIVTSESIKVAGDVFDNDILQYIKKEYKLLIGERTAEAIKITIGTVFKGSRDDTMDIRGRDMVTGLPRTISIHSEEIERALHESVAMIVQSAKNVLEKTPPELSADIIDRGVIITGGGALLHGMDQLLTEELKVPVFIAERPMDCVAIGTGIMLENIDRVPASL, from the coding sequence ATGTTTTCGAAAGATATTGGCATTGACTTAGGAACTGCGAACGTATTAATCCACGTTAAAGGTAAAGGAATCGTCCTAAATGAACCATCTGTGGTGGCGATTGATAAAAAGACAAACAAAGTATTAGCGGTAGGGGAAGAAGCTCGCCAAATGGTAGGGAGAACGCCAGGTAATATCACAGCAATTCGCCCACTAAGAGATGGAGTCATTGCAGATTTTGATGTGACAGAGGCGATGTTAAGACATTTCATCAATAAGCTAAACGTTAAAGGATTTTTGGCAAAGCCACGAATTTTAATTTGCTGTCCAACGAACATTACAAGTGTTGAGCAAAAAGCAATTCGTGAAGCAGCAGAAAAATCTGGCGGTAAAAAAGTATATTTAGAGGAAGAACCAAAAGTAGCTGCAATCGGTGCAGGTATGGATATCTTCCAACCAAGCGGCAATATGGTAGTCGACATCGGTGGCGGGACTACAGATATAGCAGTCCTATCAATGGGTGATATTGTAACAAGTGAATCCATTAAAGTAGCAGGAGATGTGTTTGATAACGATATTTTGCAATATATTAAAAAAGAATATAAATTGCTAATTGGTGAACGTACTGCAGAAGCAATCAAGATAACAATCGGTACTGTTTTCAAAGGTAGCCGTGATGATACGATGGATATTCGTGGTCGTGACATGGTAACAGGCTTACCACGTACCATTTCAATTCATTCTGAGGAAATCGAACGTGCTTTACATGAATCAGTAGCAATGATTGTCCAATCAGCAAAAAATGTTTTAGAAAAAACACCACCTGAGCTATCAGCTGATATTATTGATCGTGGAGTAATTATTACTGGTGGCGGTGCATTATTACACGGAATGGATCAGCTATTAACAGAAGAGTTAAAGGTACCTGTCTTTATTGCAGAGCGACCTATGGACTGTGTGGCTATTGGAACAGGTATAATGCTAGAAAATATTGATCGAGTGCCAGCTTCCTTATAA
- a CDS encoding flagellar hook-basal body protein yields MFKGFYTVATGMITQQRRTELLTNNLSNANTPGFKADQSTIRSFPDMLMSSIGKTNAPANQQAGAEYMSQVGALNTGTYLQETLPNYIQGQIYSTDFTTDMALIDGNLPQNEDGVSGSIFFRLEHPAGGEAYTRNGNFTLDGQGYLVNGQGLYVLNDAGQRIQLPNDDFRLAENGAIFVNDQQVARVGVSYAANPNMLLKQDNGLIRTENGENLPTAYGANGVSFTLRQNFLEGSNVDSGRTMTDLMTAYRAFEANQKVLQAYDRSMEKAVNEIGKI; encoded by the coding sequence TTGTTTAAAGGGTTTTATACAGTTGCAACAGGTATGATCACGCAACAAAGAAGAACAGAATTATTAACTAATAATTTATCCAATGCGAATACACCAGGATTTAAGGCAGACCAATCCACAATCCGCTCGTTTCCAGACATGTTGATGTCTAGCATTGGAAAAACAAATGCTCCTGCCAATCAACAAGCAGGCGCCGAATATATGAGTCAAGTAGGAGCTTTAAATACAGGGACATATTTACAAGAAACATTGCCAAATTACATACAGGGCCAAATCTATAGCACTGATTTTACAACGGATATGGCGTTGATTGATGGGAACTTACCACAAAATGAAGATGGTGTGTCGGGCTCAATTTTCTTCCGATTAGAACATCCAGCTGGTGGCGAGGCCTATACACGTAATGGTAATTTCACATTAGATGGTCAAGGCTATTTAGTAAATGGTCAAGGTTTATACGTACTTAATGATGCGGGACAGCGTATCCAGCTACCAAATGACGATTTTCGCCTTGCTGAAAATGGAGCCATTTTTGTAAATGATCAGCAAGTAGCACGGGTTGGCGTATCATATGCTGCTAATCCGAACATGCTACTTAAACAGGATAATGGCCTTATTCGTACAGAAAATGGCGAAAACTTACCAACAGCTTATGGAGCAAATGGTGTTTCCTTTACACTTCGTCAAAACTTTTTAGAAGGTTCGAACGTAGATTCTGGTCGCACAATGACAGATTTAATGACAGCCTATCGAGCATTTGAAGCCAATCAAAAAGTATTACAGGCTTATGATCGTAGTATGGAGAAAGCTGTTAACGAAATCGGGAAAATCTAA
- a CDS encoding DNA-directed RNA polymerase subunit beta, which translates to MTNDSRRRSVPTQETDTQPEKKERRSNDEQREVRWVQIRLIPIWLRIVIVLILVVVAAAVGAMFGFSVIGEGNAMDIFKRETWQHIFDIMNGKE; encoded by the coding sequence ATGACAAACGATTCACGTCGACGTTCTGTGCCGACACAAGAAACCGATACGCAACCAGAAAAGAAAGAACGCCGCTCAAACGATGAGCAACGCGAAGTTCGATGGGTGCAAATCCGACTGATTCCGATTTGGCTACGCATTGTAATTGTTCTCATCTTAGTCGTTGTTGCCGCAGCAGTAGGCGCAATGTTTGGCTTCAGTGTTATTGGAGAAGGCAATGCTATGGATATTTTCAAAAGAGAAACATGGCAACATATATTTGATATTATGAATGGTAAAGAATAA
- a CDS encoding YwpF family protein, producing the protein MKTFKMLSFDLVTKDGVQPFPLVDGIIINQENSHQSWILELFLAKQYRSTFDELLANNTVFNVRAVISFPDNEPAPFQVIVHTVQEIGDHVSVLLKGTLKIKRSKYAEQLLSELLAEGVSLENLLERFTKDMKQRPKLKND; encoded by the coding sequence ATGAAAACATTTAAAATGCTTTCCTTTGACCTTGTCACGAAAGATGGCGTGCAACCATTCCCTTTAGTCGATGGCATCATTATTAATCAGGAGAACAGCCATCAATCTTGGATACTTGAATTGTTTCTAGCTAAACAATATCGCTCAACCTTTGATGAGCTATTAGCGAATAATACGGTCTTCAATGTACGCGCGGTTATTTCATTCCCAGATAATGAACCCGCTCCTTTCCAGGTAATTGTACATACTGTTCAAGAAATCGGTGATCATGTTTCTGTCCTGTTAAAAGGTACTCTCAAAATTAAACGCTCTAAATATGCTGAACAATTGCTTTCAGAGCTCCTTGCTGAAGGTGTTTCCCTAGAAAATTTACTTGAACGTTTTACGAAAGATATGAAGCAGCGACCAAAATTAAAAAATGACTAA
- a CDS encoding M23 family metallopeptidase gives MREDKNNKASQNQNPNQKENGQLQKKPWFWPVVYTGGALVLAGLLFGYNSLVSKVEEAPLPDLAEVDPGPVVETNALTENMKYPFKEESFSKVQVLQEFYELEANEESRENALMVFNQTFTTSSGISIAMNGEEFEVLAAMSGKVLEVKLDAFTGNKIVIEHPNGMQTHYSSVKDIAVKEGDEVTQGQTLGKATDNEWNQAAGVHMHFEVLENGKYINPKKLLAF, from the coding sequence ATGAGAGAGGATAAAAATAATAAAGCTTCTCAAAACCAAAATCCAAATCAAAAGGAAAATGGTCAATTACAAAAGAAACCTTGGTTTTGGCCAGTAGTTTACACAGGTGGTGCACTGGTTCTAGCAGGATTGTTATTTGGTTACAATAGTCTCGTATCAAAAGTAGAAGAGGCGCCGTTACCAGATTTAGCTGAAGTAGATCCAGGTCCTGTAGTGGAAACAAATGCACTTACGGAAAACATGAAGTATCCATTCAAAGAAGAGAGTTTTAGTAAAGTACAAGTTTTACAAGAATTTTACGAGTTAGAGGCAAATGAAGAGTCTCGCGAAAATGCACTAATGGTATTTAATCAAACATTTACTACTTCTTCTGGTATCTCTATTGCTATGAATGGTGAAGAATTTGAAGTACTAGCTGCTATGAGTGGTAAAGTACTAGAGGTAAAACTAGACGCATTTACGGGTAATAAGATTGTGATTGAGCATCCAAATGGTATGCAAACACATTATAGCTCTGTAAAGGATATCGCTGTGAAAGAAGGCGATGAGGTTACACAAGGTCAGACATTAGGAAAAGCGACTGACAACGAGTGGAATCAAGCGGCTGGCGTCCACATGCATTTCGAAGTTCTTGAAAACGGAAAATATATTAATCCGAAAAAATTACTAGCTTTTTAA
- a CDS encoding sporulation transcriptional regulator SpoIIID, giving the protein MHEHIRKRCIRLGELLIETRETVRVLAKMTGYSKSTVHKDLTERLPTIHEGLADQVKEILAYHKAVRHIRGGEATKNKWKERASQE; this is encoded by the coding sequence GTGCATGAGCACATTCGGAAGCGCTGCATACGCCTCGGTGAATTACTGATTGAGACGCGTGAGACTGTGCGTGTCCTCGCGAAAATGACTGGTTATTCAAAAAGTACGGTGCACAAGGATTTAACAGAGCGATTGCCAACAATTCATGAAGGATTAGCTGACCAAGTGAAAGAAATACTCGCCTACCATAAGGCCGTACGTCATATTCGCGGAGGAGAAGCAACGAAAAACAAGTGGAAAGAAAGAGCGAGTCAAGAATGA
- a CDS encoding single-stranded DNA-binding protein produces the protein MNQVGLVGRFTKDPVLRYLSGDRVQTHFSLAINRNFKNSRGEVDADFIFCTAWGRLAEHIVKYCGKGSLIGANGRIQTRSFVNEESTKIFMTEVVVEDVRFYQLKQRDSDETTLIPPQPPNGQENLKDFVLP, from the coding sequence ATGAATCAAGTCGGATTGGTTGGAAGGTTTACGAAAGATCCAGTGTTACGTTACTTATCAGGAGATCGAGTACAGACTCACTTTTCACTCGCCATTAATCGCAACTTTAAAAACAGTCGTGGAGAAGTAGATGCCGACTTTATTTTCTGTACAGCTTGGGGAAGGCTTGCAGAGCATATCGTCAAATATTGCGGTAAAGGCTCATTAATTGGTGCAAACGGCCGAATTCAAACAAGGTCTTTTGTTAATGAAGAAAGCACTAAGATTTTTATGACAGAGGTAGTGGTAGAAGATGTTCGATTTTATCAGCTTAAACAAAGGGATAGTGACGAAACAACTCTTATACCGCCACAACCACCGAATGGACAGGAAAACTTAAAAGACTTTGTATTACCATAG
- a CDS encoding flagellar hook-basal body protein, which translates to MLRTMITATNTMGQLQNKMDTISNNIANSNTTGFKAKEASFNELLYQQFNNDKQDRAERQTPVGIRYGAGAMLGQIKSNEKQGSLQTTNRDLDLAFTKAKQYFNILMPNGENGTETVYTRQGDFYLSPLNNGTVMLVTADGYPVADAAGQAITLPDTVQKFAVRDGGVLEASYPNGDIIRTDLAVTEFQKPQLMEHIAGSYIGLPDNLAELGFTQAEVLTELVGANRQQIGMQSGTLEMSNVNLSKEMTELIQTQRSYQFNARAVTLADQMLGLINGIR; encoded by the coding sequence ATGCTACGTACAATGATTACGGCAACGAACACAATGGGTCAATTACAAAATAAAATGGATACGATTAGTAATAATATTGCTAATAGCAATACAACAGGATTTAAAGCAAAGGAAGCATCCTTCAATGAATTACTTTATCAGCAATTCAATAATGATAAGCAGGATCGTGCTGAGCGTCAAACACCTGTTGGTATTCGCTATGGAGCGGGAGCTATGCTTGGACAAATCAAGTCCAATGAAAAGCAAGGTTCATTACAAACAACTAATCGAGATTTAGACTTAGCTTTTACAAAAGCTAAACAATATTTCAATATTTTAATGCCAAATGGTGAAAATGGTACCGAAACAGTGTATACTCGACAAGGTGACTTTTATTTATCTCCGTTAAACAACGGAACAGTGATGTTAGTAACAGCTGATGGTTATCCTGTAGCCGATGCGGCAGGACAAGCCATTACTTTACCAGATACTGTTCAAAAATTTGCCGTTCGAGATGGTGGTGTATTAGAGGCATCTTATCCAAATGGCGATATTATTCGTACGGATTTAGCTGTAACAGAATTCCAAAAGCCACAGTTAATGGAGCATATAGCTGGTTCTTATATAGGATTGCCAGACAACCTAGCTGAACTTGGCTTTACACAGGCAGAGGTTCTAACAGAGCTAGTTGGTGCCAACCGTCAGCAAATTGGAATGCAAAGTGGTACATTAGAAATGTCCAATGTAAACCTCTCAAAGGAAATGACAGAACTAATACAAACACAACGTTCTTATCAATTTAATGCAAGAGCGGTTACATTAGCAGATCAAATGCTCGGACTAATTAACGGCATTCGATAA
- a CDS encoding nuclease-related domain-containing protein, with protein sequence MIIARREKPLKLLWLEALMRRLLKDDVEFHYFQEQYRRLDAGFAGEQKVDREWYELICPNNFYVLNNLHFMNAAEHGHQLDTLFICPQFMFVLEIKNIHGRLEFDQLTHQCTRTKVDGTVEGFPNALTQTERHIRFLKSLIANYPLPIEGAVVIANPSAIIINPSNALPIFHVSGLHKHLQLLFKKYPQKIITEDQLTQLVQMLLSKQTAPRMQTSVAPSRIRHGVLCPKCSYQHAMSFQRGTWKCSYCHYSSIKIFAEALLDYRLLVSHNITNQQLRTFFGIHSSDTATRLLRKFQFPYTGTYRNRVYHLPENLLDHMERFY encoded by the coding sequence GTGATTATTGCAAGAAGAGAAAAACCTTTAAAGTTATTATGGCTTGAAGCTTTAATGAGGCGTCTTTTAAAGGATGATGTTGAATTTCATTATTTTCAAGAGCAATATCGACGGTTAGATGCAGGTTTTGCTGGTGAGCAAAAAGTTGATCGTGAATGGTATGAATTAATATGTCCAAATAACTTTTATGTATTAAATAATTTACATTTTATGAATGCTGCTGAGCATGGTCATCAGCTGGATACACTCTTTATATGCCCTCAATTTATGTTCGTTTTAGAGATCAAAAACATTCATGGCCGTCTTGAATTTGATCAACTCACACATCAATGCACACGTACAAAGGTAGATGGAACAGTTGAAGGCTTTCCGAATGCACTTACTCAAACTGAGCGTCATATTCGATTTTTGAAAAGTCTAATTGCAAATTACCCCCTCCCTATTGAAGGTGCCGTTGTTATAGCAAATCCTTCAGCAATCATTATTAACCCATCTAATGCTTTACCTATTTTTCATGTATCAGGTCTTCATAAACATCTTCAGTTGCTTTTCAAAAAATACCCTCAAAAAATAATAACTGAGGATCAATTGACTCAATTGGTTCAGATGCTTCTTTCCAAGCAAACAGCTCCCAGAATGCAAACATCAGTTGCCCCATCACGAATTCGACACGGGGTTTTGTGTCCAAAATGTTCCTATCAACATGCGATGTCTTTCCAGCGTGGTACATGGAAATGTTCATATTGTCATTATAGTAGTATAAAAATTTTCGCTGAAGCCTTATTAGATTATCGTTTATTAGTTAGTCATAACATTACAAACCAACAGCTAAGGACATTTTTCGGTATTCATTCTAGTGATACAGCCACACGATTACTTCGGAAATTTCAGTTTCCTTATACAGGTACCTATAGAAATCGAGTTTATCATTTACCTGAAAATTTATTGGATCATATGGAAAGGTTTTATTGA